The Mycolicibacterium doricum genome includes a region encoding these proteins:
- the ilvC gene encoding ketol-acid reductoisomerase: protein MFYDDDADLSIIQGRKVAVIGYGSQGHAHSLSLRDSGVQVKVGLKEGSKSREKVSEQGLEVGTPAEVAKWADVIMLLAPDTAQAEIFTNDIEPNLEDGNALFFGHGLNIHFNLIKPPANVTVGMVAPKGPGHLVRRQFVDGKGVPCLIAIDQDPKDEGEALALSYAAAIGGARAGVIKTTFKEETETDLFGEQAVLCGGTEELVKTGFEVMVEAGYAPEMAYFEVLHELKLIVDLMYEGGIARMNYSVSDTAEFGGYLSGPRVIDADTKERMRAILKDIQDGTFVKRLVANVEGGNKELEDLRKKNAEHPIEVTGKKLRDLMSWVDRPITETA, encoded by the coding sequence ATGTTCTACGACGACGATGCCGATCTGTCCATCATCCAGGGACGCAAGGTCGCCGTCATCGGGTACGGCAGCCAAGGGCACGCGCACTCGCTGAGCCTGCGCGACTCCGGTGTACAGGTGAAGGTCGGCCTCAAAGAGGGGTCGAAGTCACGAGAGAAGGTCAGCGAGCAGGGCCTCGAGGTAGGCACCCCGGCAGAGGTGGCCAAGTGGGCCGACGTCATCATGCTGCTGGCGCCCGATACGGCGCAGGCGGAGATTTTCACCAACGACATCGAGCCAAACCTCGAGGACGGCAACGCGCTGTTCTTCGGTCACGGCCTCAACATCCACTTCAACCTGATCAAGCCACCGGCGAACGTCACTGTCGGCATGGTCGCCCCCAAGGGCCCCGGCCACCTGGTGCGCCGTCAATTCGTCGACGGTAAGGGTGTGCCCTGCCTGATCGCGATTGACCAGGATCCCAAGGATGAGGGTGAGGCGCTGGCGCTGTCGTATGCCGCCGCGATCGGTGGCGCGCGCGCCGGTGTCATCAAGACGACCTTCAAGGAAGAGACCGAGACCGACCTGTTCGGTGAGCAGGCCGTGCTCTGCGGCGGCACCGAGGAACTCGTCAAGACGGGTTTCGAGGTGATGGTCGAGGCGGGTTACGCCCCCGAGATGGCCTACTTCGAAGTGCTGCACGAGCTGAAGCTCATCGTCGACCTGATGTACGAGGGCGGCATCGCGCGGATGAACTACTCGGTGTCTGACACCGCCGAGTTCGGTGGATACCTGTCCGGCCCGCGGGTGATCGATGCCGACACCAAGGAGCGCATGCGGGCAATCCTCAAGGACATCCAGGACGGCACGTTCGTCAAACGCCTCGTCGCCAACGTCGAGGGCGGCAACAAGGAACTCGAAGACCTGCGCAAGAAGAACGCCGAGCATCCGATCGAGGTCACCGGTAAGAAGCTGCGTGACCTGATGAGCTGGGTCGACCGCCCGATCACCGAAACGGCCTAG
- the ilvN gene encoding acetolactate synthase small subunit, with product MAAENVRTHTLSVLVEDKPGVLARVAALFSRRGFNIQSLAVGATEQKNMSRMTIVVSADEAPLEQITKQLNKLINVIKIVEQDEVNSVARELALIKVRADAATRGQVIEAVNLFRAKVVDVSTESLTVEATGTQEKLEALLRVLEPYGIREIVQSGVVSLSRGPRGIGAAK from the coding sequence ATGGCTGCAGAGAACGTTCGCACCCACACGCTGTCGGTGCTCGTCGAGGACAAGCCGGGTGTGCTGGCCCGCGTCGCAGCGCTGTTCTCGCGGCGCGGCTTCAACATCCAGTCGCTGGCTGTCGGGGCGACGGAGCAGAAAAACATGTCGCGCATGACGATCGTCGTCAGCGCCGACGAGGCGCCGCTGGAGCAGATCACCAAACAGCTCAACAAGCTCATCAACGTGATCAAGATCGTCGAGCAGGACGAGGTGAACTCGGTGGCCCGCGAGCTCGCACTGATCAAGGTGCGCGCGGACGCGGCCACCCGCGGACAGGTCATCGAAGCAGTCAATCTGTTCCGCGCCAAAGTGGTCGACGTGTCCACCGAATCGTTGACCGTCGAGGCCACCGGTACGCAGGAGAAGCTGGAAGCGTTGCTCCGGGTGCTCGAGCCGTACGGCATCCGTGAGATCGTGCAATCCGGTGTGGTGTCGCTGTCGCGCGGTCCGCGCGGCATCGGCGCCGCCAAGTAG